A single window of Granulicella mallensis MP5ACTX8 DNA harbors:
- a CDS encoding threonine synthase, which translates to MWRYHSVLPSVAPVTLGEGWTPMLPSRRYENVFLKEEGANSTGTFKARGLALAITMARHYGIKKVAVPSAGNAGGAVAAYAAAAGIEAHIFMPKDVPLANQVECIAYGAHMTLVDGLISDCARIVGERKEKEGWFDLSTLKEPFRVEGKKTMGYELVEQLGWEYPDAVFYPTGGGVGLIGMWKAFQELEDLGWVKGKRPKMIAIQAAGCAPVARAFDRGEAVSQMWQNAATFASGLRVPKPYGDSIILDIVRESQGTVVAMTDEEIFASLKDWSSKEGILLSPEGAAATAAYNHLLSTGFLHPSDRVVLFNTGSGNKYTDVIAHALRLT; encoded by the coding sequence ATGTGGCGCTACCATTCCGTTCTTCCATCGGTTGCTCCAGTCACGCTTGGCGAAGGTTGGACGCCGATGTTGCCCAGCCGCAGATATGAGAATGTCTTCCTGAAAGAAGAGGGGGCTAACTCCACCGGAACATTCAAAGCACGCGGGCTGGCACTGGCGATTACGATGGCTCGCCATTACGGGATCAAGAAGGTCGCAGTCCCTTCTGCGGGGAATGCCGGAGGTGCCGTCGCAGCCTATGCTGCTGCTGCAGGAATTGAAGCACATATTTTTATGCCGAAGGATGTGCCGTTGGCGAACCAGGTAGAGTGCATTGCTTATGGCGCTCACATGACCCTTGTAGATGGTTTGATCTCTGATTGTGCGCGCATTGTCGGTGAGCGAAAAGAGAAGGAGGGCTGGTTCGATCTTTCGACGCTCAAGGAGCCCTTTCGCGTTGAGGGCAAGAAGACCATGGGATATGAGTTGGTGGAGCAGTTGGGGTGGGAGTATCCCGATGCCGTCTTCTATCCGACCGGCGGCGGCGTTGGGCTAATCGGTATGTGGAAGGCGTTTCAGGAACTCGAGGATCTTGGGTGGGTAAAAGGCAAGCGCCCCAAGATGATTGCCATCCAGGCCGCAGGATGTGCTCCGGTGGCGCGGGCCTTCGACAGAGGAGAAGCCGTAAGCCAGATGTGGCAGAATGCCGCCACGTTTGCCTCAGGGTTACGCGTGCCCAAGCCTTATGGCGATTCCATCATTCTGGATATCGTGCGAGAGTCGCAGGGGACTGTGGTTGCCATGACGGATGAGGAGATCTTTGCGTCGCTAAAGGACTGGTCATCCAAAGAGGGCATCTTGCTCTCCCCCGAGGGAGCCGCGGCGACCGCAGCCTACAATCATCTGCTAAGTACAGGTTTCCTCCATCCTTCAGATCGCGTTGTGCTCTTTAATACGGGATCAGGTAATAAATACACCGATGTCATCGCGCACGCACTTAGGCTAACGTAA
- a CDS encoding dicarboxylate/amino acid:cation symporter, with the protein MVQVRSTPSQALNIFTVAGLVIYGTGICLAHSHALGMGIRVAGLAVLAFVAMQRRSIATWTLFAILAGTELGADAPHVAIRLHVLAEIFLRLVRLIVAPLILGTLTTGIAAHGGLRHLGRIAWKTFLYFEVVTTLALLLGAVAINLSHAGEGLALPASPTTNNVIATTATHPGLESFLLNIFPENIAQAVAQNQILQVAVFAILFGVALALLADEKKAPLLSVLQSLTDTMFQFTRIIMYFAPIAAGAAMSYTVGSMGLSTLLPLAKLVATFYGAILAFLVVVLLPIAILARIPLRKFLQAVSEPVAIGFATSTSEAAMPLAMERMEEFGVPRWIVSFVIPAGYSFNMDGASLYLSIAAIFAAQASGVHLSLGSQAAMIAILMVTSKGLAGVPRAILAILLATASMFHLSTPAIMTILGVDALIDMGRTGLNVAGNCLASAVVNQLENHSD; encoded by the coding sequence ATGGTCCAAGTTCGCTCAACTCCCTCTCAGGCTCTGAACATCTTCACTGTCGCCGGTCTGGTTATTTATGGCACGGGGATCTGCCTTGCGCATTCTCATGCCCTTGGTATGGGTATCCGCGTCGCGGGCCTCGCAGTATTGGCCTTCGTAGCGATGCAACGCCGCTCAATCGCAACCTGGACCCTTTTCGCAATTCTTGCGGGAACTGAACTCGGCGCGGACGCCCCTCACGTCGCAATTCGTCTGCATGTGCTTGCCGAGATCTTCCTGCGACTCGTGCGACTCATCGTAGCTCCGCTGATCCTTGGCACGCTCACCACGGGAATTGCAGCGCATGGAGGCCTGCGTCATCTTGGCCGCATCGCTTGGAAGACATTTCTGTATTTCGAAGTTGTCACTACCCTGGCACTTCTCCTCGGTGCGGTGGCCATCAATCTCTCCCATGCTGGGGAAGGCCTCGCTTTGCCAGCATCTCCAACCACCAACAACGTTATTGCGACAACAGCGACGCATCCAGGGCTCGAGTCATTTCTCCTTAATATATTTCCCGAAAATATTGCACAGGCGGTTGCACAGAACCAGATCCTTCAGGTTGCAGTCTTCGCAATTCTCTTCGGCGTCGCACTCGCTCTCCTCGCCGACGAAAAGAAAGCGCCCCTGCTTTCTGTTCTGCAGTCGCTCACGGACACAATGTTCCAGTTCACCAGGATCATCATGTACTTCGCTCCAATTGCGGCCGGCGCGGCCATGAGCTATACAGTCGGCAGCATGGGGCTCAGCACTCTATTGCCACTGGCAAAGCTCGTAGCGACATTTTATGGAGCCATCCTCGCATTTCTTGTCGTGGTCCTTTTGCCCATCGCTATCTTGGCCAGGATCCCCCTTCGCAAATTTCTTCAGGCAGTCAGCGAGCCCGTTGCCATTGGGTTCGCGACCAGCACCTCCGAAGCAGCGATGCCTCTTGCCATGGAGCGCATGGAGGAGTTCGGTGTACCCCGATGGATCGTCTCGTTCGTCATTCCCGCCGGCTACAGCTTCAACATGGACGGAGCCAGCCTTTATCTCTCGATCGCGGCGATCTTTGCAGCGCAGGCATCCGGCGTCCATCTATCTCTGGGATCTCAGGCGGCTATGATTGCAATCCTTATGGTCACCAGCAAAGGCCTCGCCGGTGTCCCCAGAGCCATTCTTGCGATCCTGCTAGCGACAGCCTCAATGTTCCATCTCTCCACCCCAGCGATCATGACGATCCTCGGAGTCGACGCACTGATCGACATGGGTAGAACAGGGCTCAATGTTGCAGGCAACTGTCTGGCATCTGCCGTAGTAAACCAATTGGAGAACCATAGTGACTGA
- a CDS encoding alpha/beta fold hydrolase yields the protein MKMLLALLALSAPVAAQTPMPVIPPTGYVEVADVNLAYWVYGQPSKATPVFAVNGGPGLSHIYMVQNDVWLQIARHRQVVFYDQRGTGRSPLKHADAAMRMDAQVADLDAVRAALHLDKIDLCGDSYGGFLVTAYTAAHPEHVDKLIISDGVVGWKSIVHLFPQVFPDKLEAQEASMRASTANDEEKAQQGLRDHFSMIFYSREKLDYYMSHAKDLGNSPATGQAVQAATEDLDLMPALPKFSVPTLVITGRYDMNVAPLTAWRIYKAIPGAKFEVFEESGHLPSYEEPEKYVRVINAFLGKE from the coding sequence ATGAAGATGTTGCTAGCATTGCTTGCTCTATCCGCGCCGGTGGCGGCGCAAACACCTATGCCGGTGATCCCGCCCACAGGTTACGTCGAGGTTGCCGATGTCAATCTCGCGTACTGGGTCTATGGCCAGCCGAGCAAGGCAACGCCGGTGTTTGCGGTGAACGGTGGTCCGGGGCTTTCGCACATCTACATGGTGCAGAACGATGTATGGCTGCAAATTGCGAGGCATCGGCAGGTGGTGTTCTATGACCAGCGCGGGACGGGCAGGTCTCCTCTGAAGCACGCGGATGCGGCGATGAGAATGGACGCACAGGTGGCAGACCTTGATGCCGTACGCGCGGCGCTGCACCTGGACAAGATCGATCTGTGCGGCGACTCGTATGGAGGCTTTCTGGTGACGGCCTACACGGCTGCTCACCCGGAGCACGTAGATAAGCTGATCATCTCCGACGGCGTAGTGGGCTGGAAGAGCATCGTACACCTATTTCCACAGGTGTTTCCGGACAAACTAGAGGCGCAGGAGGCGAGTATGAGGGCCTCTACCGCAAACGACGAGGAGAAGGCGCAGCAGGGGCTGCGCGACCACTTCAGCATGATCTTCTATAGCCGCGAGAAGCTGGACTACTACATGAGCCACGCGAAGGACTTGGGCAACTCGCCTGCGACGGGCCAGGCAGTGCAGGCTGCAACGGAAGACCTAGACCTAATGCCAGCGCTACCGAAGTTCTCTGTTCCGACATTGGTCATCACGGGGCGCTATGACATGAACGTGGCGCCGCTGACGGCGTGGCGCATCTATAAGGCGATCCCTGGAGCGAAGTTTGAAGTCTTCGAAGAGAGCGGGCATCTGCCAAGCTATGAAGAACCGGAGAAGTATGTGCGGGTGATAAATGCGTTCCTTGGCAAAGAGTAA